TCTCCGGCCCAGACGACAAGCGTATCATCCAACATACCTCGTTGTTTTAAATCGAGAATTAAAGCGGCTGTTGCCTGATCCGTTTCTTTAGCAAGTTGCTTGATTTTTGTTGGTAAGTTCAGATGATGATCCCAGCCACGATGATACAACTGGATAAACCGTACCCCTCGTTCCGCCAGACGTCGCGCCAACAAACAGTTGGCAGCGTATGTGCCCGGCTGCTTTGCTTGCTCGCCGTATAATTCAAATGTTGTTGCAGTTTCTTTAGAAAGATCAGCCAATTCTGGAACGGAAGCCTGCATACGAAAAGCAAGTTCATATTGTGCAATCCGCGTTGCGATCTCGGGGTCTCTCTTTTGCTCTAGGGACAAACGATTCAGCGCGTCTAAATCATCGAGCATTTCACGACGCGCCTGTTGATCAATGCCTGGTGGATTAGCAAGAAAGAGCACGGGATCGCTGGAACGACGAAATTTCACTCCCTGATGTTTTGTAGGTAGAAAGCCACTTCCCCAGAGTCGATCATACAACGGTTGGCCACCCGCGCCGGATGTCAAGGCAACAAAGGTAGGCAGATCTCGATTCTCGCTACCTAAACCATACGAAATCCAAGAACCCATACTGGGACGTCCCGCTTGAATACTACCTGTCTGCAAAAACGTGATTGCCGGATCATGATTGATTGCTTCGGTAAACATCGATTTCACGACGCAAATCTCATCAGCGATTTTTGCTGTATGCGGCAGGAGCTCACTCATCCAGATTCCACTTTTACCATGTTGCGCAAATCGAAACATAGACGCGGCAATTGGAAAACTTTTTTGACCGGAAGTCATACCCGTTAATCTCTGCCCACGACGTATTGAATCAGGCAGTTCGGTTTTATGATACTTTTTTAATTCCGGCTTATAATCAAACAAGTCCATCTGAGATGGTGCCCCTGACTGACTCAAATAAATCACCCGCTTGGCACGCGCGGGGAAGTGCAAACCGCTGATGCTGGCCTTTTGCTGATCTGTCGCTTCCGCTTCCTGCAGCAGAGTCGCCAAAGCAGCCATTCCTACACCGGCAGCATTTTTGCGAAGAAATGCACGCCGATTTACTACACTCTGAAATCCATATCGTGTATTTTGCATTTGTTATTCTCTGTTGATTGTTTCATCCAGATTAAGAATCAGGCTCGCGATAACGGTATATGCTGCATGTTGTGCAATATCATATTGTTTTTGGGAACGTGATTCCCCTACAGACAAGAATTTCTTCGCTGCTTCTGGCTCAGCCTGAAAGCGTTTTAAATACCGCTCATAACCTTTCAGTAAAATTGTCGATTCATGTCCGTCCGGCTCACGTGCCAGGACCAACTGCATCGCATATTGAATACGTTTTTCTGGCTGTTGAGCCTGTTTTTGCAGCATTCGTTCTGCCAACTTTCGTGCCGCTTCCACATAGGTCACATCATTCAACAATGCTAATGCCTGTAAGGGCGTGTTTGTGCGCGAACGTTTCACAATACAAGTTTCACGCGAAGGAGCATCGAATGTCGCCATCGCAGGAGGTGGTACCGTCCGCTTCCAATAGGTATACATACTGCGTCGAAACAGATCGTCGCCAGTTCCCTGTTGATATTCCTGACTGGCAATCTCTTTCCAAACCCCCGAGGGTTGATACGGTTTTACAGATGGACCGCCGATTTTTGTACGCAGCAAGCCCGCAGAGAATAATGCCTGATCACGAATCGTTTCTGCAGGTAAACGTAATCGACTGGCGCGGGCTAATAATCGGTTCTCGGGATCAGATTGTTTTAATGCAGAAGAAATATGAGAAGACTGCCGGTAGGTGGCAGAAGTCACAATCAGTCTCTGTAACTGTTTGACATCCCACCCGGAACGAATAAATTCAGTAGCCAGCCAATCCAGTAAACCAGGATGCGTCGGCCAGTCCCCCTGCGAGCCAAAATCTTCGGCCGTCTTCACGAGTCCATTACCAAAATACATCTGCCAGTACCGATTCACGATGACACGTGCTGTTAATGGATTGGAGGGATCAACCAACCAGCGGGCTAACCCCAAACGGTTGCGAGGCAATCCCTCTGGCATCGCCCCTAAACTATCAGGGATATCAGCTGTCACTTTTTCGCCCGGCTTATCATACTCACCACGCATTAGCACAAACGTTGATTTTGATTGCTTGCGTTCCTGCATTACCATGCTAGTCGGCAAACTTCGATAAAACAAATGGCGTTTGTCTTTGAGCGTACTCAACTCGGAGATGGCCACACGATGCTTCTCTGGAGCAAAAAAAGTCAAAAAGTAATTTTGCACTTTCAAGCGTTGGGAATTTGTTCGATTCGCATTGGGAATCTTAAGGATCTGGTTGACCGATTCAGTCACCGATAACACCGCGACTTGATCGCTCGATAAATTAGTACGGTAAATTTTCAAATCATCAATCAAACCACGAAAATAATCCTGTTTGTGATATGCTCCATATTGGAGTGGTGAAGGAAAAGTAAACCCTCCAGTGAGCATATTCAATTTAATTTTTAAATCCTGCTCCACTCCATTGAGATAAAGTTTCATGTCGCGCGCTTGTGAATTACCGGAATATGTCACAGCGAGATGCGACCAGTGATTGACTTTCAAAGCCTGCGTTGAGTGCAGTCGAATCGCATCATCCAACCACCGCGCCCCCATGAATATTTTAACTTTGCCATCATCGAGAAAAAGACGAAAACCGCTTTCATCCTGTGCGGGAGTTAACGAAGCCAGAATCGTACCATCCTTCTGTTGCGGTTTAACCCAGAAAGCAATTGTAAATGGATTCTTGTCGCTCAATGTTGGTTTTTTATCTGTGCTAAATTTCTGCTCACCCTGTAATTTCAATGCCTGATTTTCAATCCCCTCAGCAAATTGGGGTTTTGAAGAAACCTTTTCTTGCTTTACGACCGTGGTATCAGAGGCAGCGTTCGCTTTCTTCGCGTAAAAATCTTTGTTCTGCTCTCCAATCACCTGCATTCGCAAGTCACCTTCAAATTTAACGTGGTATGCTAATTGTTTTTCCGGAACTTTCTTAATCGTATCTTCTACTGACGCATTTTGCTCCCAGGCAACTTGCAATTGCCGTAGTTCGGGTTCCACGTCTCGTAAATACTCTTCAAGCTGCTTAATTTCGTTATCATAATGAGCCAGTTTTTGTTGCTGTCTTTGGGTCGGCGCTTTCACAAATGGCGCTGCATTCCCGTATTTAATCACCCGACCACGCTCAGGAATATTATTGAAAAAAGCGATTAATTGATAAAAGTCTTTTTGTGAAATGGGATCGTATTTGTGCTCATGGCAGCGAGCGCAACCAATCGTCAAACCGAGCCAGACAGTGCCCGTTGTCTCCACCCGGTCAACAGCATACTCCAGTAAATATTCATCGAAAATAATTCCCCCTTCAGAATTGGCTCGATGATTTCGATTAAAACCGGTTGCAATCCGCTGGTTGAGTGTCGGGTTGGGAAGCAGGTCACCGGCCAATTGTTCCACTGTAAATTGATCGAAGGGCAAATTACTGTTGAACGCCTCGATCACCCATTCGCGCCAGCGCCACATATGCCGTTCACCATCAGTCTGGTAGCCACTCGTGTCTGCATATCGAGCCGCATCCAGCCATTCCATTGCCATTCGCTCACCATAATGCGGTGATTTTAACAATCGATTGACTAAAGATTCATAAGCAGTTGATGATTGATCATTCAGAAATTTTTGCTGTTGAGCCAGGGTCGGAGGTAGCCCCGTGAGATCCAGGCTAAGCCGACGAATGAGCGTCGTTTTTTCTGCTTCAGCGGACGGAGTCAGTCCCTCCTTTTCGAGTCGGTCGAGAATAAACGCATCAATTGGATTCCGCACCCAATTTGACTGTTTTACCTGAGGAACCTCTGGACGCCGCGGTGGAATAAAAGCCCAATGGTTCTGCCATGGCGCGCCGGAAGTAATCCATTGTTTGATCGTTGCGATTTGCGCAGCCGTAATTTGTTTCTCAGACTGGGGAGGGGGCATTTGTAAGTCGGGATCTGAAGTAATCAGCCGGGAAAACAATTCACTCTCTTCAGGCTTGCCAGAGATAATCACGCCTGATTCAGCGTCAGTGCCAAATAAACCTGATTTTAAATCAAGTCTTAATTCCGCTTTGCGTTGCGACTTATCCGGTCCATGACACTGAAAACAGAGATCAGATAAGATTGGTCGTACATCACGGTTGAAATCAATTTCTGCTCCTGTTGTTGGACTCATTCCCATAGAGAAAGTCATCAACAGACTCATCAAAAAAATAATACTCCGCGATCTCAGTCTCATCAAATTTGTCCTCGAATCGACATACCCCATTGGGGTTGAACTGAAAAACGATGCAGGCTCATCAGAACAATGATTGTATCACGAGTCTAACTCAGGTGCATCATACTTTTGCTGGCAAGATTATAAATCGTATCACATTTCAAGTCTCCATTTTCGATTCCAGAGAACGATGCATTTCTTATCTGCTCATGAAGTCATCAGACTTATTGACAACATCTCAGATAAGGAATAGACTCAATCTCTGTCTTAAAATCTGTTCAACTTATCTGCATATCGTCTCTTGAGTTTTAAGCATGACACGCTTGTTTCGAATGATCCTCTTGTTACTGCTGATCGTTTCGATTCCAGGTCTTTTTTTCTTATGGCTGATGCCAACAGAATTTTTTCAGTCCTGGATGATCAAACGTGCCGCTCCTGACCAGTTTTCACAGTTTGCAGCCCATGAACAAGCGACTGCAATTCTAGTCTTCTTGCGAATTCTGATCTCGATTCTCTCTCTACTTACACTCATCTGTTTTTATTATTACTCAAGTCTGATTCAATTTACTTCACGTTGCTGGGGAATTGTTGCCGAACAAACTACGATCAGACAAGAAGGGCATTCTCAAACAAAACATACGATTCTGTTTCGATTTTTACTACTTGCCTGGTTCAGTCTCGGAATAGTACATTTTGCAGGTGGTGCCTGGAGAAGAATTGAAGACTGGCCCTGGTATCATTTTAATTCCGGTGCCACTATTTTGCCGAATATGAGCGATTCCAACCGAGACGTAATCCGTTTTCTGAAAGAAACAACAGATGGCGATGCACGAATCCTGGTATTGAGCGATCAAAAACTGTTCTTTCTTTCGTACTATCTTCTCCCACGAAAATTATTTCACCCGATCCATCCCGAGAGTGAATTTGTCATTCCCAAAGAGCATCAACAAAGACAACTGAAAGCGTATCGACTATCAGATCTTGATGCTGAATACATTTCCAAACTCAATCCCGATTATATTCTTGAATACTATGAGGGAGCAGATTATCTCGAGAAAGATCGATTTCGCGAAGATCCTCGCTGGTTACAATTTCTGCAGAAGAAATACGGATATGGCCATCAACCAACTTACAATGTAAGACTGCATCAAATCACTCCTTCGACAACATCCTCATCCCCCCCAAAACCAGAACAGGTGGTAGTGCCTTGATGGACATGGCCTTGACACTGTTGGGTGTAATTGGAGTATGGGGAATTGGTATTGCCTTTTCAGTCAACCTGCTTCCCAAACCAGCCAAGTCTTCAGAACCCTTTTCTCACATCGTAGAAGTTCTTGGCCTGGGAGTCATACTTGGATTTGGTGGAACCGCGCTATTCTATCTGTTGTGGGGAATGTCTGGTCTATCATATACATCTCCGCTCTCCTACATTTGGATGAGCATGGGAATAATTATCGGCATCAGCACTCTATTTGTGCAGAATCGATCTCTAAAACAAAAGACTCATTGTACTGAGTCCACCGCAGAAATTGATTTTAAACGTCTTTGTCTGGGAATCCTTTTATTTCTGTCAGTAAGTACAATATTACAATGCCTGATGACCCCTCAACGTTTCTGGGATGAACGCGCTATTTTCGGGCTCAAAGCGATTGTCATTTTTCAGGAAGCCACAATTCAAAGTGACTCCCTGTTACATCCTGATTTTGTGCAGTATCACCCCAAATACCCATTGTTGATTCCACTAAATGAAGCTCACTTCTACTTGCTGTTCGGAGAAGTCAATGACCGTTGGTCAAAAATCATATTCCCTATGCTTTATGTCGGAATGACTCTCACATTTCTAGGTACAATTCTACAACTCACGCGGCAAAAAGTTCGTACCTGGCTGTTCACATTAATGCTTGCAACCGTTCCTGTAATGGTGCCATTTGAATACGGCTTTCTTTCAGGTCAGGCTGATGGTCCTATTGCCTGCTTTCATACAGTGACTTTGCTCTATCTCTGGCGTTACCTCAGTGGTCTCAAAAATCCGGAGGACAAGCGATCTTCGTCTACACGTTATTTGATCATTGCAGGACTGACGGCAGGAATGACGATTTTTACAAAAGATGAAGGTATCGCTTTTTTCCTCATCGACCTCATCGCTTTATCCATCATTACGCTGATTTATTTTCGAAACCAGTTCGTATTGGCCGTAACATCAATATTCAAATTTGGGATCACGACAGTAATTGTTGTTGCCCCATGGTTTTATCATAGAGAGCAACTTCCATCGACAACCGAGATGGGGTATTTCAGCAGGATGCAAATTTCAACTTTTGCTGAAGGAATGGCCGCGCTTACCTGGGCAATCCAACATTTGCTCTGGCGCATGTTTCTTCAAGCTGGTAAATGGGGATTGCAATGGTGGATGCTGATTCTCTCTTTCGTCGCGTTCCCACTCAAAGCAATCAAACCTAATCAACTGTTTCTATTATTGAATATCCTGGGAGCATTGGCGGCGCTACTAATCGCTGGAATGATCGCTCCCACAGCGGTGGAAGAACATATTGGAGAATCAAGCCAACGATTTTTAATGCAAATCTCGGGTGCTGCCGTCCTGTTTATTGCGGGACAATGGATCTGCGACCAAGAATAACATCTGATTGGAAAAGGTGTAGCGTGAATAGTCTGTTAATTTAAGATTCACGATTTTCAACTGTGTTTGTTTCAGAGCAGGAGTTGCCATCGAATAGCAGTAATGATCACGAACCAAAATTCTCTCGATACCAGAAATAGAGCTGACGAAATGGGGGAGTGAACTGATCAGAAGATTCCTGCAACATTGCATCAATCGTTTGTAATTCAAAAAAATCTGCCCGCTCAATTTCTTTGGGATCGAAAGTGAAGGGGCCATCTGAAAATGTACGGAACAAGATCGTATGCTCGTATGCGCTCTGCGGTGTACCAGGAAATTTTTTCAACGGTTCGAGAGGCGTTGCTATACCAATCTCTTCCCACATCTCCCGTTGAGCCGATTCAGCATAATCTTCGCCTGCACTTAGATGTCCTGAAGCCGAAGAGGTATAACAATGGGGATATTCATCTTTGGTGGCAGAGCGAAACTGTAATAGCAACTCATTCTGTGAATTGAAGACAAATACATTCGCAGCACGATGTAATAGTTTGCGCGCGTGAACAATAGAGCGGGGCAGTTGTTCTAATACTCGATCTTGCTCGTCAACCACATCAAACAGTTCTTCTGATTCCATTGAGAGAACTTCACTTATGGTTGGATATGTAGAACATCAGAGCGCGGAATAGAATGAACCGATATCGAGTCAGTGAAAAAGAAAAAATTAAAAAGACAGGAAACTAAATAGAGTTCTCAGAGAAATAACTTTCTTCGAAATTTTCCTGGCCTTCGCCATCGTAATAACTAACAACATAATTCGCCATACCAATGGTTATGATATCACCTGGATAAAGCAATGTCTCGTTAACGATCTCAGAGTTAACTATCGTGCCATTTGTAGATTCCAAATCACGCACGCGAACTGCATTATTAACAAACATCAATTCACATTGCTGCCGACTCAACATAGGATCAAGAATTCGTAAATCGCAACTATTACTTCTTCCCAATACAACGGGCAATTCATCAATACTGACATCAATATCCGGTAAATCAGGATGGTCACTGATAAGATGAATTTTCATGGAAAGAACCTTTTCACTCTCTGGCAGAATGAGAATCAAGTTGTTGATTCTTTAATCATCTGCGATTGGGGTGGGTCAAATAAGGGGTAGGCAATAGCGAGGATAATAACGGAATTTAAGTACATCACATATGCAAACTCTTATGCGTAATTCTACTAATAAATTACTGGACCTGCAATGGGAAACCACAAAAAGATCGTAAAATCTGAATTTCCCTCAAAATGAGGTGAATCAGAGATTTCCGAATTAGTGTGGAATACCGGAATACATTGGCTTTTCTTTAGTGATGTCGGTCAATTCCTTAAAAATTCAGCCTTTTGTAACTCCTTTAGGAGTAAAATTTTAATGGGCTCACAAGTTAGAAATTCTGCAAATTCGATATTCAAAAAAGGCACACTTTTAAGATGAGCAACTTTGTTGGTTCGTTTATTCTATTCCAAAATTCCTTCGATCAGAAACTCCACTGGTTGGCTCACTGGAACTATGAACGCCAGGAATTCATGCTGCCGGGGGGCAGCAAAAGACCATTTGAAACGTTCCAGCATTGCCTGATTTCTGAACTTGAAAAATCATTTGAACTCGTCCCGTTTGATGATTTTATCCTTTTTCAGGAACCGTTGGCCCACCTGGCTTTCAGTGAAAAGATGCGCTCTTCGCAAGAGTCCGAACATTTTATCATTGAGTTGTTCGAATTTCAGTCTCTGAATGAACATGCACAAAAAGTCCTTGAATGTGACTTGCGAAATCGTTGGGTCAACGTGCAGGAAATTGAAGAAGGCTCAACTGCTGATGGTTTTCCCATTTCCAGTTTATTTCGTTCTCTGTTCCATAAAGCTAACCTCGCCAATCGTCTCTCCTAACCCATACCATAAATTTTGCCAAAGTCTTCAAGCATCTTGGGTATCTGGTTACTGTTTCATCAATGATTCACTAGAATTAATCGTAATAAGACTTGATTCCAGCATGATTGATCTAGTTTAATTTACAATACCCAATGAGGGACCGCTTCGTTCTCGCAAGATGCGATCTAAGAAACCATTCGTTTTATTCGTTCTGGATTATATACATCATCTGGACACAAACTTTGGAGAGATCTATGAGAAGTCTCAAAACAACAACAATTCTTGCGGGAATACTGGCAATCGCCTTTTCAAGTTCGTTCGCCGGTGAAACCAGTAAAAAATCAGTTCCACCTGTCCTGAAACACAAACTGAAATCACTTGATGGTAAGGATGTCGACCTGAGTAAGTACCAGGATAAAGTTTTATTAATTGTCAATACTGCCAGCAAATGCGGCGCAACACCACAATACAAAGACCTGCAAGCACTCCATGAAAAGTACAAAGACCAGGGGCTAGTCGTTCTTGGATTTCCCTGCAATCAGTTTGGTGCTCAGGAGCCTGGAACCGCATTACAGATTTCTGAGTTCTGTACCAAAAACTATGGGGTCACTTTTGACATGTTCAGCAAAATCGATGTCAATGGTGAAAACGCCGATGATCTCTATAAGTACCTGACATCCAAAAAAGCAAATCCTAAAACCGCTGGTCCAGTAAAATGGAACTTCGAAAAGTTTTTGATCAATCGTGATGGAGAAATTGCAGCACGGTTCCGAACACGCGTCAATCCGCAGTCTAAAGAGGTAACCAAAGCTGTTGAAGCGGAATTAAAGAAGAAATAATCATTTGCTTCTCACACATCAAAGGGATACATCTGGATTAGGTGTGTCCCTTTTTTTATGAAATATGTTCCATGAATTACGATTTTTTCTCCCCTCAACAAATCCACTTTGGCTGGGAACGATTCAATGAAGTAGGACAGCTTGCTGCTTCGCTCGGTACACGTGCTTTGATCATTTCTGGCTCACGTTCGCTGGAAGCAAACGGTGTGATTCATGATTTGCAAAGATTGCTATCCCGTGCAAATGTCACCAGCGAATTGATCCGAACGGTTTCAAATGAGCCACTGGTCTCCGACGTTGATCTGACCACAAATATCCTACATCACAGTGGAATTAGAGCAGGGGATTTTGTCATTGGAATTGGTGGAGGCTCTGGAATTGATCTGGCCAAAGCTTGTGCTGCAATGGTGACAAACCGTGAAAGCGACTCAGTTCTGGATTATCTGGAGGGCGTTGGTCGTGGCTTAAGTCTGACTCAAGCGCCACTCCCCATGCTGGCAATTCCCACCACTGCGGGTACAGGTAGTGAAGCCACGAAGAACGCCGTCATTTCCAATCATTCACCGGCATTTAAAAAAAGCTTGAGAGCCAATCAGATGATTCCTGATCTGGTGCTCTGTGATCCAAAACTCTCGTGTTCCGTACCTCCCCACATTACTGCACAAACCGGAATGGATACCATTACCCAACTGTTGGAAAGTTACATCTCCTCTCGTGCTAAACCCATTCCACAGGCACTCTGCCTGCAAGGACTCAAGTTAGCATTACCTGCACTCGCAGAGGCAGTTGAAGATGGAGACTCTAGAAGTAGTCGAGAAAACATGTCGCATGCGGCGTTACTTTCCGGAATCGCATTGGCCAACTCCGGATTGGGAATGGCACATGGAGTTGCTCCGGCCCTTGGAATTCACTGTAACATTCCACACGGATTAGCGTGTGCCGTCATGTTACCTGCAACCCTCAAAACAAATTTATCAGTTCGTCAAAAAGAGTATGCTGAAATCACTCGTTTTATCTCGCCCGAACTTTCATTTGATGAAACGGACGCGGCTCAGTATCTCATTGATCAGATACAAGCATTAAACAACCGTATTAAGATTCCCTGTACTCTCTCTGAACTTGGTGTAACTCACTCACAGATTCCGGACCTCGTCGCCAGTTCGCGAGGTAATAGTATGAGTGGAAATCCTCGAGAAATCTCAGATGAAGAGCTGACACATATCCTGGAAGATCTGTTGTAATGATGAAAATTCTACGATCAAACCTGATCGACGCTACGTAGGCCGCTGGCTGTCCGTAAAGTGTGCAAAGAATGTCGTACTCATTTTAATTCGTTCTCGCTTTCGTTAGAATGCTGTCGTAACGGTTTGGCACATTCTACTAAATAAAGTAGTACCACACTTTTTCGAACAATATATTTTTCCAAATCCATTCTTTCAGACAGGGCATTGACAGCATGATTATCGCAGCCGGCCTGAGCCCGGCCTGGCAGCAAATTCTGGAAGTTGATCAGTTACGAACAGGGGAGGTCAATCGCTGCCGAACTGCTCATTGGTGTGCCTCGGGAAAAGTGATTAACGTGGGAATCGCTTTACAACATCTAGAGGTTCCTAATAAGACGATATTTCCTGCCGGAGGTCCGATTCGAACTTTCATTGAGCAAGACCTTGATCTTTTAAAAGTTCGCTATCGTGTATTGGACCAACAAAACCCGACTCGTATTTGCACCACTGTTCTGGATCAATCTTCAGGTCAGACAACGGAGCTTGTCGAAAATGCGTCACCACTCTCTGAAAAAGAACTCAACGCATTTTCAAACGAATTTAACCGTTGGGTTTCAAAGGCAAATATCGTAGTCCTCTCTGGATCACTTCCAGCGGGAACACTAGCCACATTTTATCGTGACCTGATTGCTGTGGCAGATTGCCCTGTGATCCTGGATGCGCGTGGTCCTGAATTGGAGACGGCATTAAGTCAAAAACCTTTCCTGGTGAAACCGAATCTCGAAGAACTGGAACGCACACTTTCCTGTTCTCTTTCCAATACCAAAGAACTGATCGAAGGCATGCAGGAAATCAATCGGAGAGGCGCAGATTGGGTTGTGATCTCTCAAGGAAATGCATCATTATGGGCAACATCAGGAGACCAGGTTTTTCGATTCACGCCTCCTCCAGTCAAAGGTGTGAATCCCATTGGGTGTGGTGACAGTCTTGCTGCAGGAATTGCCGCCGGTCTGTATCGAGAGTGGACTATTCCCGATGCGATCCGCTGGGGTATGGCTGCCGCTGCTGATAATTTGACTCAACTACTGCCCGCGAGACTCTCGCTACCCAAAGTACAAGCGTTTTACGAAGAAGTCGAACTGGAACAAATAGCTTGATCAACGAACCAAATAATCAAAAACCTGCTCTGCTGGCAGCTCAGCAATTGGGACGGCAAACAGAAACCGGACAATGGCTCATCAGGAATTTGTCGCTCACAATCCACTCAGGTGACCGGATCGCCATCGTGGGGCCAACCGGTTCCGGAAAATCGCTCTTTTTACGTTCTCTAGCAATCCTGGATGAAATTCAGGAAGGCGAGATTCATTTTCATGGCAAGCTTATAAAGGATAAACAGATTCCGCATTTTCGCAGTCAGGTGGTTTATCTGCAACAACGACCTGTCTTAATTGAAGGAATCGTGCAAGCCAACTTGGAATTCGCATTGAAATTTCAAACGAATCAACATAAACCTCAAGACACCTCAGCTGTTTTAAATTTACTGAACTCGTTTGAGAGACCAGAAGAATTCCTACATCGTCATTCCAGTCTACTTTCAGGCGGAGAGGGACAAATTGTTGCTTTACTACGTGCCCTGGTGCTATCACCACAAGTACTGCTCCTTGATGAACCAACGTCGGCACTCGATCAGCAGACTGCAAAAATGTTCGAATCGATCATTTTAACCTGGATGGAAACTTCAGAATTGAACCCCGCATTTGTCTGGATTACACACGATCAGAGTCAAGCACAGCGAATCGCCAGCCAGATCATGACGTTTCCGTCAGGAAATATTTCTGAAAGTCAAAAAACCCCATGAGCATTTCGCAGGATGATCTCTTTTGTTAATAATGAAATGAATCCGATTGGAACGAAACCGGATTTTAAGTATGATTATGATGTTGAGCTTTCTCTCACCTCTTCTAAGGAGACAACAGATGCCCGTTAATATTCAGCAACATGAGGATCAGAATTACCTCGAAATTCAGATGTCAGGAAAACTGACCAAAGAAGACTATCATGAATTCATTCCAATCATTGAAACCATGATCGAGCAAAAAGGGCTGTTACACATTCTTTTAGAGCTGCATGATTTCCATGGCTGGACAGCCGGTGCTTTGTGGGAAGATATCAAATTTGACGTGAAGCACTTTAACGACATCGCACGCCTGGCTATGGTTGGCGAAAGTAAATGGCAAGAAGGCATGGCTACCTTCTGCAAGCCCTTTACTAAAGCAAAGATCAAGTACTTTGAAGCCTCTGAGTTGGAAGCAGCAAAAACGTGGATCACCGAATCTACATAAGAAATGGCGAAACCCAAAACCGTATTCACGGCCATGGATTCAATCACGCGTTTTGACAAGTTGAACCAGCATCTCAGTACTCCATTCCTGATCTGCAGGAATGGAGACTGCCGTTTTATTTTCCGCTTCTGAAAGTGGCTCAGCCACTTCTAACTGCCGCGCCAACACTTCTATTGTTGCATCTGATGGATCGTCGCTGAAGACTTGCCGGTCAATGATCCGTGATTCGAGAGTTTTTCGGTCTGCAGAGAAGTTCAGAAGTAAAAAGGGCATCTGTAAACATTCTGCTAATTCTTGAAATAAGGAACGTTGCCAGGCTTTTAAAGTGGTTGCATCTACAATGACAGTCCAACCTGCTTTCAAAATCATTTGAGCAAGTTGGGACAATTGCTGGTATGTTTTCTCTGTGACTGCCAATGAATAGAGTTCTACTTTCTCAAGCTGGTTTTCCCTTTGTATGCGTTTGCGTTCCACGTCAGAGCGGATACGAATCGCTTTCATTCCTTCCAGTAATAA
The Gimesia aquarii DNA segment above includes these coding regions:
- a CDS encoding DUF1501 domain-containing protein translates to MQNTRYGFQSVVNRRAFLRKNAAGVGMAALATLLQEAEATDQQKASISGLHFPARAKRVIYLSQSGAPSQMDLFDYKPELKKYHKTELPDSIRRGQRLTGMTSGQKSFPIAASMFRFAQHGKSGIWMSELLPHTAKIADEICVVKSMFTEAINHDPAITFLQTGSIQAGRPSMGSWISYGLGSENRDLPTFVALTSGAGGQPLYDRLWGSGFLPTKHQGVKFRRSSDPVLFLANPPGIDQQARREMLDDLDALNRLSLEQKRDPEIATRIAQYELAFRMQASVPELADLSKETATTFELYGEQAKQPGTYAANCLLARRLAERGVRFIQLYHRGWDHHLNLPTKIKQLAKETDQATAALILDLKQRGMLDDTLVVWAGEFGRTVYCQGTLTATNYGRDHHPRCFSIWIAGGGMRPGMTYGQTDDFSYNITENPLPIHDLNATILHCLGIDHKKLTFKFQGRYYRLTDVHGDVVKPLLS
- a CDS encoding DUF1553 domain-containing protein, encoding MTFSMGMSPTTGAEIDFNRDVRPILSDLCFQCHGPDKSQRKAELRLDLKSGLFGTDAESGVIISGKPEESELFSRLITSDPDLQMPPPQSEKQITAAQIATIKQWITSGAPWQNHWAFIPPRRPEVPQVKQSNWVRNPIDAFILDRLEKEGLTPSAEAEKTTLIRRLSLDLTGLPPTLAQQQKFLNDQSSTAYESLVNRLLKSPHYGERMAMEWLDAARYADTSGYQTDGERHMWRWREWVIEAFNSNLPFDQFTVEQLAGDLLPNPTLNQRIATGFNRNHRANSEGGIIFDEYLLEYAVDRVETTGTVWLGLTIGCARCHEHKYDPISQKDFYQLIAFFNNIPERGRVIKYGNAAPFVKAPTQRQQQKLAHYDNEIKQLEEYLRDVEPELRQLQVAWEQNASVEDTIKKVPEKQLAYHVKFEGDLRMQVIGEQNKDFYAKKANAASDTTVVKQEKVSSKPQFAEGIENQALKLQGEQKFSTDKKPTLSDKNPFTIAFWVKPQQKDGTILASLTPAQDESGFRLFLDDGKVKIFMGARWLDDAIRLHSTQALKVNHWSHLAVTYSGNSQARDMKLYLNGVEQDLKIKLNMLTGGFTFPSPLQYGAYHKQDYFRGLIDDLKIYRTNLSSDQVAVLSVTESVNQILKIPNANRTNSQRLKVQNYFLTFFAPEKHRVAISELSTLKDKRHLFYRSLPTSMVMQERKQSKSTFVLMRGEYDKPGEKVTADIPDSLGAMPEGLPRNRLGLARWLVDPSNPLTARVIVNRYWQMYFGNGLVKTAEDFGSQGDWPTHPGLLDWLATEFIRSGWDVKQLQRLIVTSATYRQSSHISSALKQSDPENRLLARASRLRLPAETIRDQALFSAGLLRTKIGGPSVKPYQPSGVWKEIASQEYQQGTGDDLFRRSMYTYWKRTVPPPAMATFDAPSRETCIVKRSRTNTPLQALALLNDVTYVEAARKLAERMLQKQAQQPEKRIQYAMQLVLAREPDGHESTILLKGYERYLKRFQAEPEAAKKFLSVGESRSQKQYDIAQHAAYTVIASLILNLDETINRE
- a CDS encoding NUDIX hydrolase is translated as MESEELFDVVDEQDRVLEQLPRSIVHARKLLHRAANVFVFNSQNELLLQFRSATKDEYPHCYTSSASGHLSAGEDYAESAQREMWEEIGIATPLEPLKKFPGTPQSAYEHTILFRTFSDGPFTFDPKEIERADFFELQTIDAMLQESSDQFTPPFRQLYFWYRENFGS
- a CDS encoding FHA domain-containing protein is translated as MKIHLISDHPDLPDIDVSIDELPVVLGRSNSCDLRILDPMLSRQQCELMFVNNAVRVRDLESTNGTIVNSEIVNETLLYPGDIITIGMANYVVSYYDGEGQENFEESYFSENSI
- a CDS encoding glutathione peroxidase, giving the protein MRSLKTTTILAGILAIAFSSSFAGETSKKSVPPVLKHKLKSLDGKDVDLSKYQDKVLLIVNTASKCGATPQYKDLQALHEKYKDQGLVVLGFPCNQFGAQEPGTALQISEFCTKNYGVTFDMFSKIDVNGENADDLYKYLTSKKANPKTAGPVKWNFEKFLINRDGEIAARFRTRVNPQSKEVTKAVEAELKKK